The Vicinamibacteria bacterium genome includes the window GTACCGTCGCCGCAGTGAACCCAGGGCTCGAGGCAAGCTTTCTCGCCGCGAAGCGCACGTCGTCCCCAAGTCCGATGACGAATCGCCGGTGCGGCGGTTTCCGCGGCCGGGCGCGGCCTCCCGCTCCTTGGCGCGAAACCCAGGCTTCGACGACGGCTTCGACCGAGCCGAAACGGCGGATGGCCTCACGGGCGGCGTGGTGCGGAGGAAGGCCGCTCTCCTCGAGCTCTTTCATGCAATCGGCGAGATGTTCTTCCGCCTCGGTGACGAAAGCTCCGGCCGGAAGCCCTCTCGCCTCGAGCGAACGCTCCAGCTCAGCGAGAAAGGCAGCGACTTCCGGATGCGCCCCGGGCACGTCTATCCAATAGCCCGCGAGACGGCGAGCGAGAACGTGCGCCAGCCGCGGCGGCGGCTAGCGAGCTCGGTTCGACCTCGCGCCGTCAGACCATAAACTCGGCGCGAGCGCCCGTTGACGAGAGTCCAGGAGCTTCGGAGCAGGCCGGCGTCCTCGAGCCTTTGGAGCGCGGGGTAAATGGTACCGTCAGCGAGATCGAAGGTACCCCGCGTACGTCTCCGGATCTCGCCGATGATGGCGTAGCCATGCGCCGGCTCGCGCTCGAGGGCGGCCAGCACCAGGAGGTCGAGATGCCCCTTCAGCGCTTCTCGAAAGATACCTCGCATAACGATATCTAGTTATACAACGTATAGCGATATCGGAAGGAAGTCAAGCGTTCTGTTGAATGGTGGAGCTACGCAGAGACAGGGCCTGGGGCAGTGAGGTTTCCGTGCCGTTAACGAGGCCGCGGTGAAGGCGCCGGAGCCACCACCATCTGCAGCTCGGCGCGGCCACCCGGCATAACCGTTACGACGGCTATTCCCTCGAGTTCATCTTTGTTCGCGGCCTTGACGTGAAGGCTGCCGGCGGGAACGGCGAGTGACGCGCGGCCATTCCGATCGGTTGCGGTCTGAGCGCCCCGGATCTTGTGCCCGTCGACGGCGACGATGGCGACAGCGATCTCGTCCACGGGGGTACCTTCTCCATCGACCACTTCCACGTCGAGCCTGGCCGCGGGGCGAAGCGCGATGTCGACATCTTCCGTACCCGCGGGAATTCCCGTGGCGACGCCGAAGCCCGCGAGCTCCTCGCCCGCCAGGATGTTGTATCGGACACGAGCAAGCCCATCGAGAACGAAGCTCCCATCGGCGACGCTCATCGCGAAGGACATGCGCATGGGAGGAGTGGACAGATCGGGCGAGTCTTCGATCGCGTAGATTCGGAGACTCCCGGTGCCGCTGACTCGCCCCGTGATCCGAAGACCGGCGGTCAGCGACAGCACCACCTCCGAGATTCCGGAATCGCTCACATTGAGCCGCCTTTCGCTAGGAGCAAAACCCTCGGCTCGCGCGACGAGCGTGAATGTCCCTGCTTCGAGCTCGAGCTCGAAGCGGCCGTCCGCCCCCGTTTGCGTTGACGCGCCACGTTCCCAGTCAGCACTCGACTCGGGGCGGGCGCTCACGAAGGCTCTGACCACCGCTTCGCCGGTCTCTTCCTCGACGACTCGTCCCGACACCGCGACGCCCGAAAAATCCAGATCCAGGAAGAACGTATCGAGATCGGGAACGACGACGTTTCGGGACGGGAGGCCGGCGCCGCTGGCATTGACGCTGACGCGGTACTCCCCGGGGGCGTCGACGAGAAGCTCGAAGAATCCATCCTCGCCCGTACGCGCATTCAAGTAACGCAAGCTGGAGGGAGCCTGGGTAACGCCTGCCTGGCTCCAGCCATAAATGACGCCCCCTTCCGAGGGCCAGAGATCGATCTCGACACCCGAAAGCGGTGCGCCGGCACGGTGTATCTGTCCTTGAACGAGGATCTGCCGCGAGTCGAAGTTCACTTGAACGGTCTCGTTCTCGCGAATCTCGACCTGACGCGCCTGAACGGCGTAGGTGGCGTAACCCGACGTCGCAACCAGCGAAACCTCGACGGGTCCGGGCGCGAGATGGTCGATGCGGAAGGAGCCATCCGTCCCGGTTTGCACCGATGCCGAAAGGGACATCGAGCCGGCGCGCCGAAGTGGCATCACTTGAATCGTCCGGACGGCGACGTTCGTACCGTCCCGGCTGCGCACATAGCCTTCGATCGCGCCACCACCGCGGAGCACGAGCTCGACGTCCTTCGCTCCGGAGCTCGAGTCGATGTCGATCCCTTCGAGCCGGGTTTCGGCATAACTCGGGTGGCTCGCGGCAACGTCCACCTTGCCGTCGGGCAGTCCCCGGACCTCGAACGAACCGCTGCCGTCGGTGGTCTTGCCGAGGTCGTCGGTGGAGAAGAAGCGTTGGCCGGGCGTGCGTACGGTGACCATGGCGCCGGCGATCGGTGCCCCGGCTGTGTCGATCACGATGCCTCGGAGCCTCGCGCCCCTTCGCAAACGGATCTCGCCGAGCTCGGTCACCGCGCCGGGTGTCACGCGTACGTTCGAGACAACCTCGGGAACGAAGTCCGCTGCCGACACCTCGACCGCGTACTCGCCCTCGGCGACGTCCTCGACCACGAATAGTCCGTTATCTTCGCTGACACCGGTCGTCGCGCCTCCGAATCCCCGGCGCTCGGGCGCGCGCGCCAGGACGCGAAACGAGCCGATCGGTCTGCCCTCGGTATCGGAAACCGATCCTCGAATCGTGCCCGCTGGCCTCAGAGCAACGGTGATGGCCTCGGATCCCGCCTCCACGTCGGTGACCTCCCGACCGTAACCCGGCGCCGCCACCATGAGGTGGTAGAGCGCTTCCTCGAGCCCCGCGAGAACGAACCGGCCTTCCCAATCGGTCTCCGTGTCCGGCTCTCCCTGCGCCGAAATGCCCCGGTCGCTTCCGCTCGCTTTGAACGCCTGGACCCGAGCGTCCCCCACGCCCTCGCCGTCCGCGTCGACCACCACGCCACGAATCGCGATGCCCACCTCGAGGACAACCTCTCCAATGTCTACCGGGCTCTTGCCGCCGACGTAAAGATCGACGCTCTCGCTGCCATACCCCCGCGCGCTGAGGCGAAGCCGGTGCTCGCCTCGCGGAACACCTGAAAGGGTGAACGTGCCGTCGTCGTCGGTGTCGGCGCCGAGACGGGATTCGATCAGTCGTCCCACGGAGCCGCCATCGAGAGCTTCCAAAGCCGCCCGGCCGCGCACCGGCTCGTCGTTTGCATCGATCAGACGCCCGGTGACGCTCACGCCTTGGGTCAAGACCAGATCGACCTCGACGTCCCGATTTTCGAGCGTCGCCTCCGATGCCGAAGGAGCGTAGTCCGGGTGCCGTGCGTAGAGTCGGTAGCGGCCCGGCTCGAGGCCGAGAACGGCGAAGCCTCCTTCCGCGTCGGTCTGCTGCGTCGAGCTCACATGCTGCCGGGAGAAGATATCGCTTCCCGTCCACTCGGCATCCACGAAGACGCCCTCGACCGGCTCACCTTTCTCGTCGGTAACGCGACCGGTGATGCCCACGCCCCGGAAGAGATAGAGGACGACGTCTGCTTCCGGGTTTGCGTTGTTGTTCGACGCACTTCCGTAGCCCGGGGCGCTGGACCTGACGCGATAGGGACCTTCTCCTAGCCCTCGAAGCTCGAACCGACCCTCGCGATCCGAAACGGTCTCCACGAGGCCAAAGCGAGGGTGGTCTTCCAGCCTTCCGCTTGCGGCGACGGCGCGCGACTCGACGACGGCCCCGGCGATGGGCTCGAGCGTATCTCCGTCCAGAACCCGCCCTGAGAGAGACGACCCACCTCGCTCCAGCACGATGTGAAGTGGCTTCTCCACCGGCACATCGCGTGCCCGAAACGGCGCAAACCCGGGCGCGTGGGCCGCGACGGTAAAGGGTGGTCGTCCGCTCAGAGCCACCGAGAAAACACCGTTCGCGTCCGTCGTCGCGCTCGCGGCCGGAGCGTCGTAGCGGACGTTGCCGGGAGACACGGCCACGATCGCTCCTTCGACCGGTCGGCCCGACTCGTCTTGGACGGTGCCTCGAAACGCGGAGACG containing:
- a CDS encoding helix-turn-helix transcriptional regulator, coding for MFREALKGHLDLLVLAALEREPAHGYAIIGEIRRRTRGTFDLADGTIYPALQRLEDAGLLRSSWTLVNGRSRRVYGLTARGRTELASRRRGWRTFSLAVSRAIG
- a CDS encoding carboxypeptidase regulatory-like domain-containing protein — its product is MHLLVWLSLVVQAEGVSAFRGTVQDESGRPVEGAIVAVSPGNVRYDAPAASATTDANGVFSVALSGRPPFTVAAHAPGFAPFRARDVPVEKPLHIVLERGGSSLSGRVLDGDTLEPIAGAVVESRAVAASGRLEDHPRFGLVETVSDREGRFELRGLGEGPYRVRSSAPGYGSASNNNANPEADVVLYLFRGVGITGRVTDEKGEPVEGVFVDAEWTGSDIFSRQHVSSTQQTDAEGGFAVLGLEPGRYRLYARHPDYAPSASEATLENRDVEVDLVLTQGVSVTGRLIDANDEPVRGRAALEALDGGSVGRLIESRLGADTDDDGTFTLSGVPRGEHRLRLSARGYGSESVDLYVGGKSPVDIGEVVLEVGIAIRGVVVDADGEGVGDARVQAFKASGSDRGISAQGEPDTETDWEGRFVLAGLEEALYHLMVAAPGYGREVTDVEAGSEAITVALRPAGTIRGSVSDTEGRPIGSFRVLARAPERRGFGGATTGVSEDNGLFVVEDVAEGEYAVEVSAADFVPEVVSNVRVTPGAVTELGEIRLRRGARLRGIVIDTAGAPIAGAMVTVRTPGQRFFSTDDLGKTTDGSGSFEVRGLPDGKVDVAASHPSYAETRLEGIDIDSSSGAKDVELVLRGGGAIEGYVRSRDGTNVAVRTIQVMPLRRAGSMSLSASVQTGTDGSFRIDHLAPGPVEVSLVATSGYATYAVQARQVEIRENETVQVNFDSRQILVQGQIHRAGAPLSGVEIDLWPSEGGVIYGWSQAGVTQAPSSLRYLNARTGEDGFFELLVDAPGEYRVSVNASGAGLPSRNVVVPDLDTFFLDLDFSGVAVSGRVVEEETGEAVVRAFVSARPESSADWERGASTQTGADGRFELELEAGTFTLVARAEGFAPSERRLNVSDSGISEVVLSLTAGLRITGRVSGTGSLRIYAIEDSPDLSTPPMRMSFAMSVADGSFVLDGLARVRYNILAGEELAGFGVATGIPAGTEDVDIALRPAARLDVEVVDGEGTPVDEIAVAIVAVDGHKIRGAQTATDRNGRASLAVPAGSLHVKAANKDELEGIAVVTVMPGGRAELQMVVAPAPSPRPR